CTGCTCGGTTGTGAGGTCCCAATTACCTGGTAATTGGAGGACTGCATTGTTGGGTATCGACCTTTTTTGATTATGACCGGTATTATGGTTTTGATGATGGTGATTAAAATGAGACCTTTTCGATATTCTGCAAACGTTTGCCGAGACCAGCTCGGTATAActcaatatttacagtatatctacaatccaaaaaatatatacaattacaACATTTAATAGATTGCTCTGATCGATAGAAGTCGCCTAAATATAAGATAAAGACGGCCCCATCTTAAAAACGAGcaatgtgcgcgcgcgcgtgtgtatgtgtgtcttttcTTACATAACCACTATTACCGTCCTTATTCTTTGTTAAAATATGACTGACAACATTAAACACGGCATATTAATGCGTTCTATAAAATCAATTCTCTTGAAAATATGctttccaaaaattaaaaaaaaaatatttgacatAATAGccattggaaaaaaaacttgatataatgaatgaaatatagTTGTAACAACAagactcattttttttctgagaaatttaGTGTTACGATATAGATGGGATACACGCTGAGCGATAATTATTATTGTACCAGTCTCTGGGATTAGTTATGTTAGTTGTGCTGAAAAATACTGCAATCGGTTGAAGGAATTGTTTCCGAGAGTGATGAAAAGATATGAATATGAGAGACAGTGAGTGTGGAGTCGCTGTGTTTTTCAGAGCGCACTTGACGCGAAGGACGGAGGCGCACCGGCGGCTGCGGGAATCCCTCAGTCTGCGGGTTATTGCCCCTATGACCCCGCTCTGGGCCACTACCAGTACGACAGGtaacagcagcaggagaaaaaGCAATGAGCCCAGTTCTATGACATATTATATATAGCGAAGTTTCAGTTAATATAAAGACACAAAGTTAAGTTCCCACATTTTAACAAACATGAgcttattttttacatattggTGTCTGAAAGATGTGTTGAAAATTATTATCGCTGTGATTTTGTCAGCTTTTgtctattttttctttctttttatgtatgtaatatttttattttggtatgACCAGATTGTTTGCTCGTTAAATACATGCGCGGTTTCATAAGTTTAAAACTGTGTCAGTATTTCTGACTGTAAAACTCGTCTTTAGCTCTAATTTTAGCAATTAAATAACGAAAAAAATGTGGCACTGGGCAGCACTGAACTACTGATAAAGATGGGAGTTGATTTATCTGATACTCACAAAATACTTTTAATTGAGGACAGCCACATAAACTTTGGACCTgtaggttgtgggttcaagcctTAGTGGAGATTTATGCCATTAAGGAGCAAggatacatacatttttcttttatttattcatcatacATGTTCCTTCAAAGCATTAAAAACGTCCCAGTTTGGATGAAGTGTAAACTAAGCAACAAGAGGTTTTAACTAATGCCCAATTTGTTAAAGCTGATTAATAATTGTGTAGTAACCAGACTCAAAGAAGGACAACTGAATGATTgacttttcatttcttcaccATTAGATATGGCTCGATAGATGCAGGGGCACGAAGAAAAAATGCTACACGAGAGACAACTAGTACCCTCAAAGCCTGGCTCCAGGAACACCGCAAGAACCCCTACCCAACAAAAGGAGAGAAGATCATGTTGGCCATCATCACCAAGATGACCCTCACCCAGGTCTCCACCTGGTTCGCGAATGCCAGGAGGAGACtcaagaaggaaaataaaatgacatgGCCTCCTCGATCTAAGGGTTCTGAAGAAAAAGGATATGATGACGATGAAGACGATGAGCGGGATGAGAAAATCAAAAGAGAAGCAAAAGGCGATGGTTAGTTGAACTGAGATACACAGTGATACATTGTCCACAGATTTCAGAACTAAAGTAATACATTATACGTCTTATggttaaaattgtattttaactGTACATTGGCTTTTTTATCCTGACTTTTCCACTACCAAATTTGTTTTAGCCAGCAGTTTGTGAACTTTTAACTGTACTGCTGCACAAAATGTTCTAGTTCTAGATTTTTACAGTGTGGCATCTCTCTTGATTTCAGAATACCAAGACCGCAGACATAAACACCTGCAGCTTAATGATTTGGAGAACTTCAATTCCATTGAGTCTGAAAGTTCTGAATGCAATATAAAGCATCAGTATCACATGAACTCCCACATGAGGACATCAGATTTCCAGGGTGATGGTGTCAAAGAAACGACCCCTGCAGTTTGCCTCGAGGCTAATGAGGACTTGACCAAAGCCTGCCTCAAAAGGACACCGGAGACCTGCGAACACAACGTGAACAACGAAAGTCTGCCAAAAACACTTTACCTGGAAGAAAACCAAATACTAGAGAACAAACCAAAAATTTGGTCACTTGCACAAACTGCCACCTCTTTGAACCCAAGTGAATATCCTTCATGCATGCATAAATGTCCATCATCTCTAGAGTTACCCTCCTCTACAAACAACATGGACAGGCAACAGGACTCACCGGTTGCCACCTTAAGGAACTGGGTGGATGGGGTCTTCCATGACCCCCTCTTCAGGCACAGGTCTTTGAATCAGGCTTTGGCCGACACCGCCGCCTCTTGGGCAGCACACAAAGCTGACCAATGTGTAATCGGACATTCGGTGAGAAACAACGCAGTAAAAGATGTGACTTCCTTACCACTCCAAGAATCAAATAAAGACAGTATGGCATTTTCCAAAATGGGGAGCAAAGTGTTCTGCTCTTAGCAGACATCAAGATCCAATAGCACGTCTGAAGAAGAGTCTGTGACATGATGCTTAAgaggtgaaaataaaaatgttcataatggATTATAATGATTCTATCATTATTTAGGCGATAGAATAATTCACCTGTTAGACACCTAAATGcagacattttatttagttaaaaCGCATGTAGACTTTCTGTAAAGACCTAGGGTTACATTTGCTATATGGCGGGCGAGCATGTAGAATTTTTATATtaagaaatattatttaaagCTCTGCCTTCGTCTGTCCGTGGTCATTTTCCCAAAATTTTTCATGACTGCACAGTTTTCCTGAAACAGGAACCATGTGAATAGTTTGTGCACTAAAATAAATCGCTTTTTGCAAGGGTTGTGTCAGTGATACCTGGTTCGCCTCGGGTTGCTGTCCTTGGTCCTGAAATGCAAAGAGTCCACGAGCATCGAAGCCCACATATAGTTCTGCAGTACAAGAGAAGGCAAAATCGATTTGCAAGTCGCTTTACCGATTACTGAAGTTCAAACAGCTCAtttctaaaaacaaataaattaaattaaaataaataaataaataaataaataaataaaattgtagcACTAGTAATTAGATATAGAACTTGAAAGAAGACCTCCAAAACTATTTGATATTTTCTTCATATTATATGCCAACCTTTTTCAACTAATCAATAATCGCATTactttattcttattcttattattattattattattattattattattattattattattgttattattattattattattgttgttgacagataataattataatattataataataataacctttgAAAATTTTGAAGATACATATTTAGGCTGACACACTCAgctctgatttttattttttgtacggTGGTACGATAAAAGTTCCCGGTTTCTCCTCGCCGCTCGGTCGCAAACGGAGCCAAAGAAGCGAATTAAATTAATCCCATGAAATAATGGCATGTGGAATTCGTCTTCAAACAAGGGCAACGAGAGTACATGATCTTGAGGTCGGTGAGGATGTTTCTATGTGTGTCTGTTAACGAGTGTGTGGGAGGTCGCTACAAGAACCTCTTTTTCTCAGTCCCCAGAACTGTACCAGTAGCCCGTTACATTTTTCGTTCAACGACATTGACTACAAGGAATGGAGCTCTTTTTAAATTCTCCTACAGCGAGAACATACGGTAAGCGCTTAAACTTCATGAACAGCGTTTCACCGCAGTAAACGCGTGGTGCCTTAAAAGTGAGTCAGCAGATGGGACGGTTGTGTCCCCTGAGAGCGCTGTAGAGAAGGAGACGCGGAGACTGCGAGAAAACACCTTAAAAGAGACAGCAGACGAGaaggatttattattattattattattattattattaggattGTTAAGGATttattgtataataataataataataataataagaagacgaagaagaagaagaagaagaagaagaagaatacattgggaaaaacaaaaacaaacacgaTAACATAATTTTCCACGGATACTTTAAAACTCCTGACTGTTTTCTTAAGCAGGGTACGTGCTCATGGAAGAGATTTTCAAAGCTTACGCGAACTAACTTCATTCCCCAAGCCATAGTAtgtgtttttcagcaaaatggggcaaataaacattattattattattattattattattattattattatttctcattaaatgcaattaaaggTGATTTGtaacattcttcttcttcttaataataataataataataatcgtcaTTATATATCGTCAGTAATGTCATTTATATAGCCTTCCTATCTGCtagtgtaatgcacacattgtattttctatgagaaaagcacccaataaattaataaatgtaaatgtcatcatcatcatcattatcataatTTTGGGAAACAATTACACTTTACTGAAAATTGCTATCATTTTGTTGAGGAAAGCTGTGAGAAACATACATTTCCAATATTGTAATTTTCGTTTTCAGAAAATACCAGTTTCAAGACTGCAGGTACAAGTTCAAGAATTATTCATCTTAGATGCAGGTGAGATGAAAAGGATTAACTGTCTTAGGAACATGTATAAAACGGTTCCTAAAATGCTTATAGATTTTATTTGCCTTTAAAATTCACCAAAGTGTGTGACACAAAGACCCTATGGATATCCGCATGGGATGTTTCTCGCTAACTAGGACGTTGATCCCGCAAAGCCAGCCTTTtggttttttatattttatttcatcttgAGAAAGAGTCTGAAGAATGTCTCTTtgcaaattattgtttttgctAGATCTTATTGAAAAGaatccagtaacattaccctaATGGTTAATATGAGGAGGCCACCTTCTCATGCACAATCAATGAAGTAAACATAGAATGTGTTCATCTCATACATTCCATCCCATCCTATCTACACTGTTTTACAGCTTGTTGATATTTAGCAACTAGATTGTAAGGTACTTCTGCTTCCCCACATTAGGCAGAAAGAGCAGTTGTTTTGCATTGTGTGAGGAAGGTCTTGATATGCTCAGTCCAGACAcaatcattcacatttattcattttagcagatATTTTCCCCAAAGTAGTATAGAATGAATATTTACAGTCAGGTAGgtatattattttttctgacATCATGGCAAAAGTTTGTATTCAAGCCCAGAGAAGGTCTGAGACTCCTTACTGTTGATAAAGATATTCCAGTACTTCAACAGCCAGATGTAATTgcccataaaaatatataaatacacgtGGTAATTTGTAGCATTGAATGAAAACATCTAAGAAACACAAATAAGTTATTATATCATCAACACGGTTACTATGCTTTACTACCATTTGatagaaataatataaaaatcatCACATCATACTTCAAATTGTATGTAATTTCCAGATAAGTGAATGTTTCAAAGTATAGTTATTATAAGCAGACCTAATAGGATTTATGTTTCCATAATGCAGACTGCGGAAGGAAGTTTGAAGACTCTACAGAGAAAACATGACCTATCCAGTGGAAAAGAAGATGCTGGTATGATTTGTGTCACGGAAATGCAGATGTTGGAGTCTTCATGCATTTTGGTTCCAGAGCAGAACTGCATGGGTGCCTCAGGTGTGCCAGGGATGAACACCCCTAGCCTACTGGTAGGCTCCCTCATTTTCTCCAAGAGGTATGTATGATAAGATTCAAATCTCTGGACTGTCTATTGAATGAGGACTATCTGTGCTCCGTTGCCTCAACTATTTGAGCTGTGAATTTAAGGactgggtgagagagagagagagagagagagagagagagagagaaagaaacatgaTCTTACACATATGGTGTTTCAGGCCTCGTGAGTAAAAGTGCGGACACCACAGAGAGAGCAGTTTCCCCTAACTTAGTTAGTGGCCACTGATCAGATGACTGCTGCTGATTTATAAAAGCATCGGCAcacactcacattcacacatgcacacacacagacgttgTTTTCTCAAAAGGTCACATTGTAATCCCTGGTGACTTATAGAAACTGGGGGTAATTGGTTACAGGGAGTTGTAGCACCCTAAAGGGCTGCAGGTATAATGTGACAGCTCTCAAACGGTGGGCCAACTAATTATATATGTTTGGTGGACTCGCTCGTCACTGTGCAAGAGGGAGACGACCCGGCGATGCGGAGATCTGTCAGCATTCGGCTTTATTATCTACTAATGCTGATAGTGCCTGAGAAAGTGGCCCTACCTACAATGAATTTTCACGTGTCCGATTTTGGCCCAAGTTGCAGggaagtaaaatgaaataacaaGACAAGAAAGGGCAGTAATGACTTTAACTGTGAAGAACGTACATATGAGGCTAAACAATGTCTTGGACAGAGTGGGCACTAGGAACATGTTAAATGAAGACATCCATTCGAAACCTTGATACTCTACAAATACGATTTCTCTGCACACGTGTATTAACATTTTCAAGGACACCTTCAACAGCTGGATCATGCTGTCCTTACTTGTCCTAATAGGTAGGTCTTACCAAGTGGTTCGGCGTGCCTCCCTGTCTTCCTTTCATTCCATCGTAAATCTTAACTTTCGGATAAAATTTTAcgcaactactcgtgtgatgaacattggttcatatggaggaaagtaacaaactaactgcacctaagaatcacacgtctgcatttaagtctctttctcctaatgtaatgaacacatattttctatgagatgtacgttgcattggagaaagcatctgctaaatgagtactCTTTTTCCCTTAtatctctgcttggatgactaATGGCCATCTACATGCCAACCTCTCTCAGACCAAGATCCTTCGCCTCCCAGGTGAAGCATCCACCTATCAGAAactctctgtcaaactggacaattaatttctttcataTGCTTCTTCAATTAAAAGCTTGGGAGTAACAATCAACTCATGTCTGCTTTTCTCATCACATTGAAGCCATAACTTAATCCTTCAGATGTGTTCTTTAGAAAATCTACAGGATCCACCCTTACCTCACATTACACACTACAgttcctggtccaggccatggcgatACCCCGCCTGAACTATTGCAACTCTATCCTGTCTAGTTTTCCTACCTCCTCTATCAAACCTCTCCAAATGATCTGGAATGCCACGACATAATTTGTGTTCGATTTTTCAGATCTTTTCTATGAACCTCCTGTCCTCGTCTATCCTCACTGGCTTCCTGTATCCGCCTGCATCAAGTTGAAAACACATGGTTAcagtggatgagtgacccagtgtaagtagtgtatctagcagtgtaagtcaccttggtgaataaggtgtgtgggctgataacactacatagagttcattggaagtcgctttggagaaaagcatctgctaaataaataaatgtaaatgtatcatctCTCAGTTCGACATGCAGCAactcatgtaatatattttggCAGAAAACAGTGGCATTGGACTATTTGACTTTGagaatcgtgtgtctgcatctattcTTCATCTGTTAGTGAAATGACTTAATGACCCAAACTGATGTTTCattagttattatttttataattttttgaTTCTAGgttaaaatgtgtcttttccGTGAGCCTGAAATATTTTATAGGATTCGTACAGGGCTCCACATAGTGGGGAAAGTCTGTACAATCTTCAGCTTGGAACGCTTGCTTTTGTAAGCAGTCATGTCCCAAGATGTGCAAATTCATCTCCAAATGCCGTAATTTGTACAAAAATCCTAGCTTGTTAGCAAGAAGTAATTTCAACACTACATATGCATTGATAGAGATCTCCGCAGTAATATAAAATAACTTCTTTCCAGGGATGGATAacatgcatgtttgtttttactgaaatgttgaTAATATACTTAGTTTTCCATGTTATTGACTGAACAAGCCTGTTGGTTGCACCATGTTACCATATATAGATTCATTATACACAGTAATTCAAATAAGTTAATCATCTGGTGCAAttatgagaagaaaaaagaggaaaaatgagtAATGTTTTGAGACATGAGGCTGCCTCTCGGTGTCACCGGTGCCAGTTATATGAGCCTGAGTGCTCTTTGTTCTCCCTGGAAACATCCATGTGGAAAAACTGGATTTGCTGCACGCACTAGTAGAGACAGGCCGTCTTGTATGCATGGGGCAATTTCGGCCTCGCAAACCCAACGGAGAATAAGGctgataaaatatatatgatCTTCCTCAAATATGTATTGTTCCACTCGAGTGTTCTTCATCAGACCAGATCCTACCAGATTCATTTCAAATTGAAAAGGAAGACAACGAAGGCTCTTTTCTTTTAAGAAAggtataaatattatattccTATCTTCTGTaactaaaatgaattaaatgattaaataggCCAAAAAGCAATCCATTTGTCAAATAAACTGCTACATTTTGCAGTACAACATACAAATAAGGGATAAATGTGAAACAGATAATGGTATCAAGTTAACTGCTCCAAAATTATAGCTGAAACACGAAATTACAACAcgtaatattatatatatatatatatgaacatGGGAGAAAATGTCATTTGGAATACTTCTATTCTTAATCAATATTACCCTGATTTTACAATTTTGATAAATGTGTGAGTAAATTCACCACATAGATAATCATCTCATACATGTTTGGATGTAAGATGCATTTTAAAGGTAAATATGCAATATATGGTTGGATAAGAGTATATGACAAACTGACAGCAGGCTGGATATAACACAAACATCTAGGGGACTGTTTGTACATTATGGAGAGTGAATACATTTTGGATTTAATACAGCCTGCATCCCGTATGTGTTTACTTGTGAGATGGATTAATATACTTTGAATGTATGAAGCATGTTCATATACTtgcaaactgaattaaaaattccCTTTACCAATAAAACCTTTAGTTTATTTCTGTGAGAAATGAAAAGCCAAAAACACGAGAGtaattcataataaaataaacagggtaattttgggtgtcatttttattaaagcacTAATTCATGCAGATAAGATGAcccttggggaaaaaaaatccatctgtgCAACATATCAGGAGCCTCCTGTAAAGatccagaaaaaataaaatatcttctGCCATTACCAATAGAAAGACAATGcttatttgtttaattgttaaacataagtatactttatttacatttattcatttagcagaagcttttctgcaaagcaacatgcatctcagagaaatacaatatgtgcattacattaggagaaagagagacaaagttgcagacatgtgattcttaagtgaacTTAGTTTCTTTCGACTTTATGCACcggtgttcatcacacgagtaggtgcctAAAACTCACAATAGATGAATtatgatcaccttcctacatttttttttaaaaggtacacatacatttacatacaatataggagtaacggctgtgtaaaggcatatctgggcatgatcataaagttatggtgcatgaacatttacaccatacatgagcttcaGACATCaggggcaaagtgagtccaaaaaaggtgagttttcagacccttcttgaatgtagacagtttcaacagttctgagtgagagggggaggtcattccaccacaatggaggcAGAAATGAGAACCTCCacactttactttttgtgcacgggaccactAAGCAGGCAGaggtagacgagcaaaggggcctggctgcGGTGTAGCGGTTGACCAaatcctgtaaatagctgggagcagttctattggtgctgtagacaataaccagggtcttaaatttgatccgggcagctataggaagccagtccagagaaatgagtaggagatacatgggagcgttttggaaagtcaaacacaactcgtgcagcagcgttcggtatcagctgtagaggtttgatggcagtagcacaaagaccagacaggagagggttgcagtagtccagacgggatgtcaccatggcctagacaagtagttgggcagagtcagttgtgatttaatgatggatcctgcagatgtatCTGCaagtccaggttgtggctttgatgtgctgagagaaagacagacttgagtcaatcatcactcccaaattgaggaggtaggcaaaatgagcaagttgtccactttgatcaagagatcgtgacaggaggacaggccagctgagagATGAACAAtctattttggagaggttgagttggaggtggtcatcagacatccatgcagagataaTTAAGCTTTCATATTAAAATTAGTGTTCAAGgctcacagtttaaaaaaaaaaaaaaaaaagacatgtttggCAACTGAAAGATAAAATTGCCTGTGAGAAAGACAATCTAGTAATTTATAAACATGCCCAGGTTATCATGAGAATTGATTGAACTTAGCCTTATTACAAGATAatcattctaaaaaaaatacttactatacagtatatatataagGAAGGACATGTCAGGCTTTTGAAATCTGtttaaaacaattacattttaaattgtctAATTCAAACAAATAGTTCAGAAgcatattaatttcatttttccaaCATTCCATTCCTTTAGCCACCATGACTGTGTAAACTGGTCTATTCTCTGAGATAGAGCTatcaacacaaaacacacaagatATATCGTttcaacagaaaataatttatttgcacAATAGTAGACAACATATGTAATTGGCAGGAGCAGCTGCTTTAGTGATGATGCTTCTGCTGAAATCGCAGGCCACAGTATCCACAAGTGCCaacttttgtttctttatccTACAGAGGGACAAGGGAACAGAAATTAAACAAGTTCAACTATGACATAATACAT
This genomic interval from Scleropages formosus chromosome 23, fSclFor1.1, whole genome shotgun sequence contains the following:
- the irx4b gene encoding iroquois-class homeodomain protein IRX-4b, with the translated sequence MSYPQLGYPYPSAPQFLMATGSLTSCCEPSGRAVPDPAVVPSSPQTAVYCPVYESRLLATARRELSPAATLGLYGNSYPGSQGYGNYVNYGSDASALYSLSALDAKDGGAPAAAGIPQSAGYCPYDPALGHYQYDRYGSIDAGARRKNATRETTSTLKAWLQEHRKNPYPTKGEKIMLAIITKMTLTQVSTWFANARRRLKKENKMTWPPRSKGSEEKGYDDDEDDERDEKIKREAKGDEYQDRRHKHLQLNDLENFNSIESESSECNIKHQYHMNSHMRTSDFQGDGVKETTPAVCLEANEDLTKACLKRTPETCEHNVNNESLPKTLYLEENQILENKPKIWSLAQTATSLNPSEYPSCMHKCPSSLELPSSTNNMDRQQDSPVATLRNWVDGVFHDPLFRHRSLNQALADTAASWAAHKADQCVIGHSVRNNAVKDVTSLPLQESNKDSMAFSKMGSKVFCS